In bacterium, one genomic interval encodes:
- the gltX gene encoding glutamate--tRNA ligase: protein MVRTRYAPSPTGELHLGGLRTALYAYLYAKHTGGVFYLRIEDTDQSRTVAGSADRLMEQLRAVGITWDEGPDVGGSYGPYVQSQRLEHYHDATAQLLSAGKAYRCDCSAERLTELREQLTAQKLPPMYDGKCRTRTDVAEEGSVVRFRIPDDEDRVVVFDGIHGEIAVAMHTLDDFVLQKADGFPTYHLAHVVDDHLMETTHVIRGSEWLPSLPKHHLLFNAFDWEMPEFAHLPVLLGAKGKLSKRDGDTHVAQYLQWCLPDALVNFVALLGWNPSGEQEIYTQEELIARFEITKVHPSPAHVNFEKLEWFNGEYIRTMDPAALADLVRSRMDTSNATADFVLRAVELEQPRLKRLDAFPQWYFAPYAQEATLAWKEHSLEGAKENLRGIADLLDGIGEWPQTPEAFEQTVKAWIAARGLKNGEVLWPMRVALSGKQASPGPFDLAWLFGREETLRRITYAIEQGT, encoded by the coding sequence ATGGTTCGCACCCGCTACGCCCCCTCACCAACCGGCGAGCTCCACCTCGGAGGCCTCCGCACCGCGCTCTACGCGTACCTCTACGCGAAGCATACGGGTGGCGTGTTCTACCTCCGCATCGAGGACACCGATCAGTCACGCACCGTAGCCGGCAGTGCCGATCGACTCATGGAGCAGCTGCGCGCAGTGGGCATCACCTGGGATGAGGGACCGGATGTCGGCGGGTCATACGGCCCGTACGTTCAATCGCAACGCTTGGAGCACTACCACGATGCTACAGCGCAGCTCCTCAGCGCGGGAAAGGCCTACCGATGCGACTGCTCGGCGGAACGACTCACGGAACTCCGCGAGCAGCTCACGGCGCAAAAACTCCCGCCGATGTACGACGGGAAGTGTCGCACACGCACCGACGTTGCGGAGGAGGGGAGTGTCGTACGCTTCCGCATCCCCGACGATGAAGACCGTGTCGTTGTTTTCGATGGCATCCACGGCGAGATCGCGGTGGCCATGCACACGCTCGACGATTTTGTGCTCCAGAAGGCCGATGGATTCCCCACGTACCACCTCGCGCACGTCGTGGACGATCACCTCATGGAGACGACGCACGTCATTCGCGGCAGCGAGTGGCTCCCGTCACTCCCCAAGCACCACCTCCTCTTCAATGCATTCGACTGGGAGATGCCGGAGTTCGCGCACCTACCGGTGCTCTTGGGTGCAAAGGGGAAACTCTCGAAACGCGACGGCGACACGCACGTCGCGCAGTACCTCCAGTGGTGCCTCCCCGACGCGCTCGTGAACTTCGTTGCGCTCCTCGGATGGAATCCAAGCGGTGAACAGGAGATCTACACACAGGAAGAACTCATCGCGCGTTTCGAGATCACGAAAGTTCACCCCTCTCCCGCGCACGTGAACTTTGAGAAGCTCGAGTGGTTCAACGGGGAGTACATCCGCACCATGGACCCCGCAGCGCTCGCAGACCTCGTCCGCTCGCGCATGGACACGAGCAATGCGACGGCGGATTTCGTCCTCCGTGCGGTGGAGCTCGAGCAACCACGACTCAAGCGGCTCGATGCGTTCCCGCAGTGGTACTTTGCGCCCTATGCGCAGGAGGCAACGCTCGCGTGGAAGGAGCACTCGTTGGAAGGAGCCAAGGAGAACCTCCGGGGCATCGCCGATCTCCTCGACGGGATAGGGGAGTGGCCGCAGACGCCGGAGGCGTTCGAGCAGACAGTGAAGGCGTGGATTGCGGCGAGGGGACTCAAGAATGGCGAGGTGCTCTGGCCCATGCGCGTGGCCCTGTCCGGTAAGCAGGCATCCCCCGGACCATTTGACCTCGCGTGGTTATTTGGCAGAGAGGAGACATTGCGAAGAATCACGTATGCCATTGAACAGGGAACCTAG
- a CDS encoding cob(I)yrinic acid a,c-diamide adenosyltransferase, which produces MQTGLIQVYTGNGKGKTTAALGLALRARAVGKRVAIVFFDKGGEHYSERALLGSIGVDWFGYGLDRIDPTTNRFRFGVIAEDISQAEQGIAKALELFSFRHPERSEAKSRDLVQQVEISPLRSRTHSGRNDAGGYDLLILDEINTTVALGMLPESAVEHLLDAKPSTTEILLTGRTEVSKAATNPPGQPWPNGPEQQRWLSYFNRADLLTEMHLHKHYFYQGTPAREGIDY; this is translated from the coding sequence ATGCAAACCGGACTCATCCAAGTGTACACCGGCAACGGCAAGGGCAAGACCACCGCGGCCCTCGGCCTGGCACTCCGCGCGCGTGCCGTCGGCAAGCGCGTGGCCATCGTCTTTTTTGACAAAGGCGGTGAGCACTACTCCGAGCGCGCGCTCCTCGGCAGCATTGGCGTGGACTGGTTTGGCTACGGCCTGGACCGCATCGATCCGACAACCAACCGCTTCCGCTTTGGCGTTATCGCGGAGGACATCAGCCAGGCAGAGCAGGGGATCGCAAAAGCATTGGAGCTGTTTTCCTTCCGTCATCCCGAGCGAAGCGAAGCGAAGTCGAGGGATCTCGTTCAACAGGTCGAGATTTCTCCACTTCGCTCGAGGACTCACTCCGGTCGAAATGACGCGGGAGGATACGACCTCCTCATCCTCGACGAAATCAACACCACCGTCGCACTCGGCATGCTCCCCGAATCCGCAGTCGAGCACCTCCTTGACGCAAAACCCTCAACAACGGAAATTCTCCTCACCGGCCGAACAGAGGTCTCAAAAGCAGCCACAAACCCACCCGGCCAACCCTGGCCCAACGGCCCCGAGCAACAACGCTGGCTCTCCTACTTCAACCGCGCCGATCTCCTCACCGAAATGCACCTCCACAAGCACTACTTCTACCAAGGCACCCCCGCGCGAGAGGGGATTGATTATTGA
- a CDS encoding AAA family ATPase: MAVIIGLVGEKGSGKGTFVRVLEGDFPETVSVVKMRFSDLHRETLALWNLEITRHNMQELSRVLVETYGMDVIANAMRGRIEHLQTDVVLLDGVRWEEDRKLIRSFPKNILVYITASPEVRFDRIRGRGENDDDHQASFEKFMREEQALSEQSIAAIGATADITIRNEGTFEEFRDQGQRVITQTLNLRRAIFGTPAPASEGGMEV, encoded by the coding sequence ATGGCAGTCATCATCGGTCTCGTCGGAGAGAAGGGGAGCGGGAAGGGGACGTTCGTCCGTGTCCTCGAGGGGGACTTTCCGGAGACGGTCTCGGTGGTGAAGATGCGATTCTCCGATTTGCACCGCGAGACGCTCGCGCTCTGGAACCTGGAAATCACGCGGCACAACATGCAGGAGCTCTCGCGCGTACTCGTGGAGACGTACGGCATGGATGTCATCGCCAACGCCATGCGCGGGAGGATTGAGCACCTCCAGACCGACGTTGTGCTCCTCGATGGGGTGCGGTGGGAGGAGGATCGGAAGCTCATCCGCTCATTTCCAAAAAACATCCTCGTGTACATTACCGCATCACCGGAGGTGCGTTTTGATCGCATCCGTGGCCGTGGCGAAAACGACGATGACCACCAGGCATCGTTCGAAAAGTTCATGCGAGAGGAGCAGGCGCTCTCCGAGCAATCCATCGCCGCAATCGGCGCAACGGCGGACATCACGATTCGCAACGAGGGAACGTTCGAGGAGTTCCGCGATCAGGGACAGCGAGTCATCACGCAAACGCTTAATCTTCGGCGCGCGATCTTCGGCACTCCCGCGCCAGCTTCGGAGGGAGGGATGGAGGTCTGA
- the clpB gene encoding ATP-dependent chaperone ClpB, whose translation MQNFTYKAQEALQRASQIAAERGHQQVDVIHLMVSLLTQEQGLVTAVLQRLDVDVRDMRRRIEGELNLLPAVRMAPSGGVGQIFVTPELKGVLDRAAEEARKLKDEYISTEHFLLAMLEVRSPIRTLLTELHVEREALLKVLADVRGTQRVDSPEPEATYQALEKYSVNLTQQARDGKLDPVIGRDSEIRRVMQVLTRRTKNNPVLIGEPGVGKTAIAEGVAQRVAKGDVPESLKDKELISLDLGALVAGTKFRGEFEERLKAVLKEITASAGKIILFIDELHTLVGAGAAEGAIDAANMLKPMLARGELHAIGATTLKEYQKHVEKDAALERRFQPVLVAEPTVEDTIAILRGIKEKYEVHHGVRITDSAIVAAAELSHRYVADRFLPDKAIDLVDEAASALRMAIESQPEELDKLQRRIMQLQIEQQALKQEKDKDAKERLSAIDGELKQLEEQAKELEQRWRMERDLIAKMRASKTTIDELRAEADRMSREGNLQRVAEIRYGRIPELERQIREQEQRLANIQAAVRVLKEEVNEEAIAAVVARWTGIPVRKMLEQEAEKLARMEETLASRVVGQEEAIRAVANAVRRSRAGIAEQTRPIGSFIFLGPTGVGKTELARALAGFMFNDEDAMVRVDMSEFMEKHAVSRMVGSPPGYVGYEEGGQLTEAIRRRPYSVVLFDEIEKAHPDVFNVLLQILDDGHLTDAKGRKVNFKNAIIVMTSNLGSELILEAGRGATLGFTDGESTLPPEEQMREKLQERLRERFKPEFLNRVDDVIVFHTLAPQHLQRIVDIQLVRIAKRLQDKKITVVVSDAAKELLAKRGYDPAFGARPLKRLIESEILNPLALEIINGNITEDSTVHVDVEEEHFVFRPAREVLQVEV comes from the coding sequence ATGCAGAACTTCACGTACAAAGCGCAGGAAGCGTTGCAGCGTGCGTCGCAGATCGCCGCGGAACGCGGACACCAGCAGGTGGATGTCATCCACCTCATGGTTTCGCTCCTCACGCAGGAGCAAGGGTTGGTGACGGCCGTGCTCCAACGGCTGGATGTTGACGTGCGCGACATGCGTCGCCGCATCGAGGGCGAGCTCAATCTCTTGCCGGCGGTACGCATGGCGCCATCCGGAGGTGTTGGACAAATTTTCGTCACGCCAGAGCTCAAGGGCGTCCTCGATCGCGCCGCGGAGGAAGCGCGCAAGCTCAAGGACGAATACATCTCCACGGAGCACTTCCTCCTCGCGATGCTCGAGGTGCGCTCCCCCATCCGCACGCTCCTCACCGAGCTCCATGTGGAGCGCGAGGCACTCCTCAAGGTGCTCGCCGATGTCCGCGGCACGCAGCGTGTGGACTCGCCGGAACCGGAGGCCACGTACCAGGCACTCGAGAAGTACAGCGTGAACCTCACGCAGCAGGCGCGGGACGGCAAGCTCGATCCCGTCATTGGCCGTGACTCGGAGATTCGCCGCGTCATGCAGGTGCTCACGCGTCGCACAAAAAATAATCCGGTCCTCATCGGTGAGCCAGGTGTCGGGAAAACCGCAATCGCGGAGGGTGTCGCACAGCGCGTTGCGAAGGGCGACGTGCCGGAATCGCTCAAGGACAAGGAGCTCATCTCGCTCGACCTCGGGGCGCTCGTTGCGGGTACAAAGTTCCGTGGCGAGTTTGAGGAGCGGCTGAAGGCGGTGCTCAAGGAGATTACCGCGTCGGCGGGCAAAATCATCCTCTTCATTGACGAGCTCCACACGCTCGTTGGTGCGGGTGCGGCCGAGGGTGCCATTGACGCGGCGAACATGCTCAAGCCCATGCTCGCACGCGGAGAACTCCACGCGATCGGCGCGACGACGCTCAAGGAGTATCAGAAGCACGTTGAGAAAGACGCGGCACTCGAGCGACGCTTCCAACCCGTCCTCGTCGCGGAGCCCACGGTGGAGGACACGATCGCGATTCTCCGCGGCATCAAGGAGAAGTACGAGGTACACCACGGCGTCCGCATCACGGACAGTGCGATCGTTGCGGCCGCGGAACTCAGCCATCGCTACGTTGCGGATCGTTTCCTGCCGGATAAGGCGATTGATCTGGTGGACGAGGCCGCATCGGCACTCCGCATGGCCATCGAGAGCCAGCCGGAGGAACTCGACAAGCTCCAGCGGAGGATCATGCAGCTCCAGATCGAGCAGCAGGCACTCAAGCAGGAGAAGGATAAGGACGCGAAGGAGCGCCTGAGCGCGATTGACGGGGAGCTCAAGCAGCTCGAGGAGCAGGCGAAGGAGCTCGAGCAGCGGTGGCGCATGGAACGCGACCTCATCGCGAAGATGCGTGCATCGAAGACGACGATTGACGAGCTGCGCGCCGAGGCGGACCGCATGAGCCGTGAGGGGAACCTCCAGCGCGTGGCGGAGATTCGCTACGGCAGGATCCCTGAGCTCGAGCGGCAAATCCGTGAGCAGGAGCAACGTCTCGCAAACATCCAGGCCGCCGTGCGCGTGCTCAAGGAGGAGGTGAACGAGGAGGCCATCGCCGCGGTCGTTGCGCGGTGGACCGGTATCCCTGTCCGCAAGATGCTCGAGCAGGAAGCCGAGAAGCTCGCGCGCATGGAGGAGACGCTCGCGAGCCGTGTCGTGGGTCAGGAGGAAGCGATCCGCGCGGTGGCGAATGCCGTGCGCCGTTCACGCGCGGGCATCGCCGAGCAGACGCGCCCCATCGGGTCGTTCATCTTCCTCGGACCAACGGGTGTTGGGAAGACCGAGCTCGCACGCGCGCTCGCGGGCTTCATGTTCAATGACGAAGACGCCATGGTGCGCGTGGACATGTCCGAGTTCATGGAGAAACACGCGGTCTCGCGGATGGTCGGCTCGCCGCCCGGGTACGTCGGCTATGAGGAGGGTGGACAGCTCACGGAGGCGATTCGACGCCGTCCGTACAGTGTCGTGCTGTTCGATGAGATCGAGAAGGCCCACCCGGACGTGTTCAACGTCCTCCTCCAAATTCTCGATGACGGTCACCTCACAGATGCGAAGGGTCGCAAGGTGAACTTCAAGAACGCGATCATCGTCATGACCTCAAACCTGGGATCGGAGCTCATCCTGGAGGCCGGACGTGGCGCGACGCTCGGGTTCACCGATGGGGAATCCACGCTCCCGCCGGAGGAGCAGATGCGCGAGAAGCTCCAGGAGCGTCTCCGCGAGCGCTTCAAGCCGGAGTTCCTCAACCGCGTGGACGATGTCATCGTCTTCCACACGCTCGCACCGCAGCACCTCCAGCGCATCGTGGACATCCAGCTCGTGCGTATCGCGAAGCGTCTCCAGGACAAGAAGATCACCGTCGTGGTATCAGATGCCGCGAAAGAGCTCCTCGCGAAGCGTGGGTATGACCCCGCATTTGGTGCGCGCCCGCTCAAGCGACTCATCGAGAGCGAAATCCTCAATCCCCTCGCCCTTGAGATTATCAACGGGAACATCACCGAGGACTCCACGGTCCATGTGGACGTGGAGGAGGAGCACTTCGTTTTCCGGCCCGCACGAGAGGTACTTCAGGTGGAGGTGTAA
- a CDS encoding nucleoside triphosphate pyrophosphohydrolase — protein MQFNKLIRDNIPSIVQRHGGIAVTHVAGDEEYRMKLREKLQEEVDEFLESENPEELADIMEVIFALADHLEVSRSALEELRAAKGAERGAFRERLILDETR, from the coding sequence ATGCAGTTCAACAAGCTCATTCGGGACAACATCCCGTCCATTGTGCAGCGCCACGGTGGCATCGCGGTCACGCACGTCGCGGGCGATGAGGAGTATCGTATGAAGTTACGGGAGAAGCTCCAGGAGGAGGTGGATGAGTTCCTGGAGTCCGAGAATCCCGAGGAGCTCGCGGACATCATGGAAGTCATCTTTGCACTTGCGGATCACCTTGAGGTTTCACGATCGGCGCTCGAGGAGCTCCGTGCAGCAAAAGGAGCAGAGCGTGGCGCATTCCGCGAGCGCCTCATCTTGGACGAGACACGATGA
- a CDS encoding WecB/TagA/CpsF family glycosyltransferase, which translates to MKHTGKKINRRVTRFRTPSRIRVRPVLPPPTRPRDSQWGRTGRAEVLGTPVDRCSTVEFSMFIERALAGNHLRRIVTLNPEIALAGWRHPRFGNLLHTADLVTIDGFGIACALWWNGYGRAQRLTGTDMLPILCASMEERGLAVTFLLRTDGLTMPDVLRKTIEQHWPKLRAAYGTVDPRASLDPAMVRAVNDQQPACIIMNVGGVAQEEWICRNGDAFQNARIIVGTGGAIDYLCGTVQSPPPLMRRLGLEWLWRVARQPWRFRRVLDAAVIFPLVVVAERFQRVRLPRLTVRLRTS; encoded by the coding sequence ATGAAGCACACCGGAAAGAAAATCAACCGCCGCGTCACACGATTCCGAACTCCGAGCAGGATTCGGGTTCGCCCCGTCCTTCCGCCACCTACGCGCCCGCGCGATAGCCAGTGGGGGAGAACCGGACGCGCGGAGGTCCTTGGGACACCAGTGGATCGGTGCTCCACCGTGGAGTTCAGTATGTTCATCGAGCGTGCGCTCGCGGGAAACCACCTGCGGCGTATCGTCACACTCAATCCAGAGATCGCACTCGCGGGATGGCGGCACCCGCGTTTTGGGAACCTCCTCCACACCGCAGACCTCGTGACGATAGACGGATTTGGCATCGCGTGCGCGCTCTGGTGGAACGGGTACGGTCGGGCACAGCGACTCACGGGCACCGACATGCTCCCGATCCTCTGCGCGTCCATGGAGGAGCGCGGGCTCGCGGTGACGTTCTTGCTCCGCACAGACGGCCTCACGATGCCGGACGTCCTCCGGAAGACCATCGAGCAGCACTGGCCCAAGCTCCGTGCCGCATACGGTACCGTTGATCCTCGCGCATCGCTCGATCCCGCGATGGTGCGCGCAGTGAATGACCAGCAGCCCGCGTGCATCATCATGAACGTCGGCGGCGTGGCACAGGAGGAGTGGATCTGCCGCAACGGAGATGCGTTCCAGAATGCTCGAATCATCGTGGGTACTGGTGGGGCGATTGACTACCTCTGCGGAACCGTACAGAGTCCTCCGCCGCTCATGCGACGACTCGGGTTGGAGTGGCTCTGGCGCGTTGCCCGCCAACCGTGGCGCTTCCGTCGTGTCCTTGATGCCGCGGTCATCTTCCCACTCGTCGTCGTTGCGGAGCGCTTCCAGCGCGTCCGACTCCCGCGCCTCACGGTCCGTTTGCGCACCTCATGA